A genomic region of Chitinimonas arctica contains the following coding sequences:
- the murG gene encoding undecaprenyldiphospho-muramoylpentapeptide beta-N-acetylglucosaminyltransferase, whose amino-acid sequence MSRRTLMIMAGGTGGHIFPALAVAKEMQARDWTVVWLGARGRMEAELVPRHGIAIELLPIGGVRGQGLLRKLVQPVEQARALTLAMAAIFRHRPDALIGFGGFTGFPGGLAATLLWRPLIVHEQNSVAGLTNKVLSRLARRVLTAFPGAFAGRGELVGNPVRADIAALPQPAERFAARSGPLRVLVVGGSLGAAALNEVVPQALALLAEDERPQVTHQAGQKQIEQLGRNYADAGVVGECVAFIDDMTTAYADADLVICRAGALTIAELAAAGVAAILVPFPHAVDDHQTGNAAYLAECGAAILIQQRDLNPAWLADRLRELKRPRLLAMAEAARTRALPDATRVVADIVEEVAQ is encoded by the coding sequence ATGAGCCGCCGTACCCTGATGATCATGGCCGGCGGTACCGGCGGGCATATTTTCCCGGCGCTGGCGGTGGCAAAGGAAATGCAGGCGCGCGACTGGACGGTGGTCTGGCTGGGCGCACGCGGCCGCATGGAAGCCGAACTGGTGCCCCGCCATGGCATCGCCATCGAGCTATTGCCCATTGGCGGCGTGCGCGGCCAAGGCCTGCTGCGCAAACTGGTGCAGCCGGTCGAGCAAGCGCGGGCCTTGACCCTGGCGATGGCGGCCATCTTCCGTCACCGCCCCGATGCACTGATCGGCTTCGGCGGTTTCACCGGCTTTCCCGGCGGCCTGGCCGCTACGCTGCTATGGCGTCCGCTGATCGTGCATGAGCAGAATTCCGTGGCAGGGCTGACCAACAAAGTGCTGTCTCGGCTGGCCCGCCGCGTACTGACCGCGTTTCCCGGCGCCTTTGCCGGCCGTGGCGAGCTGGTCGGCAATCCGGTACGGGCCGATATCGCCGCCCTGCCGCAGCCGGCCGAGCGCTTCGCCGCGCGCAGCGGGCCGCTGCGGGTGTTGGTGGTGGGGGGAAGCCTCGGCGCCGCCGCGTTGAATGAAGTGGTGCCGCAAGCTTTGGCGCTGCTGGCTGAAGACGAGCGGCCGCAAGTTACCCACCAAGCTGGCCAAAAGCAGATCGAGCAGTTGGGCCGGAATTACGCCGACGCCGGCGTGGTGGGCGAGTGCGTGGCCTTTATCGATGACATGACCACGGCCTATGCCGATGCCGATCTGGTGATCTGCCGAGCCGGTGCGCTGACCATCGCCGAACTGGCGGCGGCCGGCGTCGCCGCCATCCTGGTGCCTTTCCCGCACGCGGTGGACGACCACCAGACCGGCAATGCCGCCTATCTGGCTGAATGTGGCGCAGCCATCCTGATCCAGCAGCGCGATCTGAACCCGGCCTGGCTGGCCGATCGCCTGCGCGAATTGAAACGACCCCGCCTGCTGGCCATGGCCGAGGCGGCCAGAACAAGGGCTTTGCCCGACGCGACCCGAGTCGTGGCGGACATCGTCGAGGAAGTAGCGCAATGA